The following are from one region of the Ornithorhynchus anatinus isolate Pmale09 chromosome X1, mOrnAna1.pri.v4, whole genome shotgun sequence genome:
- the LOC100091920 gene encoding hippocampus abundant transcript 1 protein-like isoform X1 → MTGEKKKKKRLNRSVLLAKKIITKDGGARQGIGEPSVYHAVVVIFLEFFAWGLLTTPMLTVLHQTFPQHTFLMNGLIHGVKGLLSFLSAPLIGALSDVWGRKSFLLLTVFFTCAPIPLMKISPWWYFAVISMSGVFAVTFSVIFAYVADITQEHERSTAYGLVSATFAASLVTSPAIGAYLSRAYGDTLVVVLASGVALLDIGFILFAVPESLPEEMRPVSWGAPISWEQADPFASLRKVGQDSTVLLICITVFLSYLPEAGQYSSFFLYLRQVIGFSSETVAAFIGVVGILSILAQTVVLGILMRSIGNKNTILLGLGFQILQLAWYGFGSQPWMMWAAGAVAAMSSITFPAVSAMVSRNADPDQQGVVQGMITGIRGLCNGLGPALYGFVFYLFHVELNEMVEVDTLDKATKPNMANPSDERSIIPGPPFLFGACSVLLSLLVALFIPEHNNLMLRPGSHKKHSNGAQSHTHSPQAGGSEGKEPLLEDSSV, encoded by the exons CGCCAAGGCATCGGAGAGCCCAGCGTATATCATGCCGTGGTCGTGATCTTTCTGGAATTCTTTGCCTGGGGCTTGCTCACGACGCCCATGCTGACG GTCTTACACCAGACGTTCCCACAACACACATTCCTGATGAATGGCCTGATCCATGGAGTCAAG GGTCTGCTGTCTTTTTTAAGCGCCCCTCTGATTGGTGCTCTCTCTGACGTCTGGGGCAGgaagtccttcctcctcctcactgtgtTCTTCACCTGCGCGCCAATCCCACTCATGAAGATAAGCCCATG GTGGTACTTCGCCGTCATCTCCATGTCCGGTGTGTTTGCCGTCACCTTCTCCGTGATCTTTGCCTACGTAGCAGATATCACCCAGGAGCACGAGCGCAGCACGGCCTACGGCCTG gtttctgcCACCTTTGCCGCCAGCCTCGTGACCAGCCCGGCCATCGGGGCCTATCTCTCTCGCGCTTACGGCGACACGTTGGTGGTGGTGCTGGCCTCGGGGGTGGCCCTGCTGGACATCGGCTTCATCCTTTTCGCCGTGCCCGAGTCACTGCCCGAGGAGATGCGGCCAGTGTCCTGGGGAGCCCCCATTTCCTGGGAACAGGCCGATCCTTTTGCC tctctcCGCAAAGTGGGCCAGGattccacagtgcttctcatctgCATCACTGTTTTTCTTTCCTACCTCCCTGAAGCCGGCCAGTACTCCAGCTTCTTCCTCTACCTACGCCAG GTGATTGGCTTTTCGTCGGAGACAGTGGCGGCCTTCATCGGTGTGGTGGGGATCCTTTCCATCTTGGCTCAA ACAGTGGTGCTGGGGATCCTCATGCGCTCCATAGGAAACAAGAACACTatcctcctgggcctgggcttccAGATCCTGCAGCTCGCCTGGTACGGCTTCGGCTCGCAGCCTTG GATGATGTGGGCCGCTGGAGCGGTGGCGGCCATGTCCAGCATCACCTTCCCCGCCGTCAGTGCCATGGTGTCCCGGAACGCAGACCCTGACCAGCAAG gtgTGGTTCAGGGGATGATCACAGGTATCCGGGGTCTGTGCAACGGGCTGGGGCCGGCCCTCTACGGCTTCGTCTTCtacctgttccacgtggagctgaACGAGATGGTGGAGGTGGACACCTTGGACAAGGCCACCAAGCCCAACATGGCCAACCCTTCGGATGAG cGGAGCATCATCCCGGGCCCCCCCTTCCTTTTTGGAGCATGCTCGGTCCTGCTGTCCCTCCTAGTGGCCTTGTTCATCCCAGAGCACAACAACCTCATGTTACGACCGGGCAGCCACAAGAAACACAGCAATGGCGCCCAGAGCCATACACATAGCCCCCAAGCAGGTGGCTCGGAAGGGAAGGAGCCCCTCTTGGAGGATAGCAGTGTATga
- the MADCAM1 gene encoding mucosal addressin cell adhesion molecule 1, with the protein PVVHAALPLPPGAPVHQGNPVQVTPAQPIVPFNGTIQLNCSTTCPGAQVQWKGLDTSLGNVLTHPGLSILTISSATISMAGLKFCNVNCQGKVYQDKLNLLVYSFPDTLRVSPQELVPGRSARMVCSMSKVSPIPIFSWYRGDQKLEDLPQVHQNEEQIEEELFDVESSWEVAGEKVTEGPPFRCQVELRVNEEFSLQKVISVGLRTTPRRPSSPAPTGSEPPPNPAPRYSQIPDFSTSLQSWVLPNHSSPQVPGPLHEAEPHPYEPFAGAPFLPFPLVPGEPLELICQVACGPEYEVTWTQTPVDLQRYEQWKGGAQAKLRVPQAQLVHQGLYQCSLMTNSNQVTNTTTLYFSMNLPPDPDMGALLTFWTGGSLLGLILVAFISHRLWKRYQAQG; encoded by the exons CCCGTCGTACAcgctgctcttcctctccctccaggagCTCCAGTTCATCAAGGTAACCCCGTGCAAGTGACCCCGGCCCAGCCCATCGTGCCCTTCAATGGCACCATCCAGCTCAACTGTTCCACCACCTGCCCGGGTGCCCAGGTGCAGTGGAAGGGGCTGGACACCAGCCTGGGGAACGTCCTGACCCACCCTGGCCTCAGCATCCTCACCATCAGCTCAGCGACCATCTCGATGGCGGGCCTCAAGTTCTGTAACGTCAACTGCCAGGGAAAGGTCTACCAGGACAAACTGAACCTGTTGGTGTACT ccttTCCCGACACCCTTAGGGTCTCCCCGCAGGAGCTGGTGCCTGGACGATCGGCCAGAATGGTCTGCTCCATGAGTAAGGTGTCCCCCATCCCGATCTTCAGCTGGTATCGGGGGGACCAGAAGCTGGAGGACCTGCCCCAGGTGCACCAGAATGAGGAGCAGATAGAGGAAGAGCTGTTTGATGTCGAGTCTTCTTGGGAGGTGGCAGGAGAGAAGGTGACAGAAGGACCCCCGTTTCGTTGccaggtggagttgagagtgaatGAGGAATTCTCTCTCCAAAAGGTCATTTCCG tgGGGCTGCGGACAACTCCCCGGAGGCCGAGCAGCCCGGCGCCCACAGGGTCCgagcccccccccaaccctgcccccagATACAGCCAAATCCCCGACTTCAGCACCAGTCTCCAGTCCTGGGTACTCCCGAACCACAGCTCCCCTCAAGTCCCAGGACCCCTCCATGAAGCTGAGCCCCACCCATATGAACCCTTTgctggagctcccttcctcccttttcccct GGTCCCTGGTGAACCCCTGGAGCTGATATGCCAGGTGGCCTGCGGCCCAGAGTACGAGGTGACCTGGACCCAGACACCCGTGGACCTTCAGCGCTATGAGCAGTGGAAGGGCGGGGCCCAAGCCAAGCTGCGGGTGCCGCAGGCCCAGCTGGTCCACCAGGGGCTGTACCAGTGTAGCCTGATGACCAACAGCAACCAGGTCACCAACACCACCACGCTCTACTTCTCCATGAATCTAC cCCCGGACCCTGATATGGGTGCCCTGCTAACCTTCTGGACGGGGGGTTCCCTGCTGGGCCTGATCCTCGTAGCCTTCATCTCCCACCGCCTCTGGAAGCGCTACCAGGCTCAGGGCTGA
- the LOC100091920 gene encoding hippocampus abundant transcript 1 protein-like isoform X2, translated as MTGEKKKKKRLNRSVLLAKKIITKDGGARQGIGEPSVYHAVVVIFLEFFAWGLLTTPMLTVLHQTFPQHTFLMNGLIHGVKGLLSFLSAPLIGALSDVWGRKSFLLLTVFFTCAPIPLMKISPWWYFAVISMSGVFAVTFSVIFAYVADITQEHERSTAYGLVSATFAASLVTSPAIGAYLSRAYGDTLVVVLASGVALLDIGFILFAVPESLPEEMRPVSWGAPISWEQADPFASLRKVGQDSTVLLICITVFLSYLPEAGQYSSFFLYLRQTVVLGILMRSIGNKNTILLGLGFQILQLAWYGFGSQPWMMWAAGAVAAMSSITFPAVSAMVSRNADPDQQGVVQGMITGIRGLCNGLGPALYGFVFYLFHVELNEMVEVDTLDKATKPNMANPSDERSIIPGPPFLFGACSVLLSLLVALFIPEHNNLMLRPGSHKKHSNGAQSHTHSPQAGGSEGKEPLLEDSSV; from the exons CGCCAAGGCATCGGAGAGCCCAGCGTATATCATGCCGTGGTCGTGATCTTTCTGGAATTCTTTGCCTGGGGCTTGCTCACGACGCCCATGCTGACG GTCTTACACCAGACGTTCCCACAACACACATTCCTGATGAATGGCCTGATCCATGGAGTCAAG GGTCTGCTGTCTTTTTTAAGCGCCCCTCTGATTGGTGCTCTCTCTGACGTCTGGGGCAGgaagtccttcctcctcctcactgtgtTCTTCACCTGCGCGCCAATCCCACTCATGAAGATAAGCCCATG GTGGTACTTCGCCGTCATCTCCATGTCCGGTGTGTTTGCCGTCACCTTCTCCGTGATCTTTGCCTACGTAGCAGATATCACCCAGGAGCACGAGCGCAGCACGGCCTACGGCCTG gtttctgcCACCTTTGCCGCCAGCCTCGTGACCAGCCCGGCCATCGGGGCCTATCTCTCTCGCGCTTACGGCGACACGTTGGTGGTGGTGCTGGCCTCGGGGGTGGCCCTGCTGGACATCGGCTTCATCCTTTTCGCCGTGCCCGAGTCACTGCCCGAGGAGATGCGGCCAGTGTCCTGGGGAGCCCCCATTTCCTGGGAACAGGCCGATCCTTTTGCC tctctcCGCAAAGTGGGCCAGGattccacagtgcttctcatctgCATCACTGTTTTTCTTTCCTACCTCCCTGAAGCCGGCCAGTACTCCAGCTTCTTCCTCTACCTACGCCAG ACAGTGGTGCTGGGGATCCTCATGCGCTCCATAGGAAACAAGAACACTatcctcctgggcctgggcttccAGATCCTGCAGCTCGCCTGGTACGGCTTCGGCTCGCAGCCTTG GATGATGTGGGCCGCTGGAGCGGTGGCGGCCATGTCCAGCATCACCTTCCCCGCCGTCAGTGCCATGGTGTCCCGGAACGCAGACCCTGACCAGCAAG gtgTGGTTCAGGGGATGATCACAGGTATCCGGGGTCTGTGCAACGGGCTGGGGCCGGCCCTCTACGGCTTCGTCTTCtacctgttccacgtggagctgaACGAGATGGTGGAGGTGGACACCTTGGACAAGGCCACCAAGCCCAACATGGCCAACCCTTCGGATGAG cGGAGCATCATCCCGGGCCCCCCCTTCCTTTTTGGAGCATGCTCGGTCCTGCTGTCCCTCCTAGTGGCCTTGTTCATCCCAGAGCACAACAACCTCATGTTACGACCGGGCAGCCACAAGAAACACAGCAATGGCGCCCAGAGCCATACACATAGCCCCCAAGCAGGTGGCTCGGAAGGGAAGGAGCCCCTCTTGGAGGATAGCAGTGTATga